The proteins below come from a single Vidua chalybeata isolate OUT-0048 chromosome 1, bVidCha1 merged haplotype, whole genome shotgun sequence genomic window:
- the LOC128793601 gene encoding uncharacterized protein LOC128793601, producing MWKQQEANAHGRPRQGQPLLYKRHGPAAGQGHGLPPVQATRGAPLCAATQPSWKHLGHSETEELIKVQVGHGGNTCSDLFAGLGPYLRENRSIETTPRTSKWLSAHQEGQGIPSPAKQTARRKWLCPEDEEALVRRLRKKRKELEEMEDKVYEEMFRAIFSSLDDQERPMKSKCILSDASSLTLEPAAGPSVPHSICSVTNDAAGETQTCSELVSLDQLLADLCPVMENSLSCNALVKDTAEEAENNMEIAHADLLEGLCSVSGNSPSGASLDELLEMWEEEELHDRAAAGESDSETESPLSLPLQEDEAEPPASPIDSEPCIQHHSQPLPTALLEDSNMSVSCALPAGHAEEANKAGTEAGRAQAAPAQEKPCGDEPPAGACPAPAQPLARSVPACPAGSAAVPQPPAPQRWRSMAKRARRALRRLFSCSSLRGQPEE from the coding sequence atgtggaagcagcaggaggcGAATGCCCACGGGCGGCCCCggcaggggcagccactgctgtaCAAACGGCatgggccagcagcagggcagggccatGGCCTGCCACCCGTGCAAGCCACACGTGGTGCGCCGCTCTGCGCTGCGACCCAGCCGTCATGGAAGCACCTGGGGCACTCTGAGACAGAGGAGCTCATCAAGGTGCAGGTAGGGCATGGGGGCAACACCTGCAGCGATCTGTTTGCAGGCCTGGGCCCGTATCTGCGGGAGAACAGGTCCATCGAGACCACCCCGAGAACCTCCAAGTGGCTAAGTGCCCaccaggaggggcagggaatTCCTTCACCAGCCAAGCAAACTGCGCGTCGCAAgtggctgtgcccagaggatgaggaggcttTGGTGCGTCGTCTGCGTaaaaagaggaaggagctggaggagatggaagacAAAGTCTATGAAGAGATGTTTAGAGCCATCTTCTCCTCCCTGGACGACCAAGAAAGGCCCATGAAGTCCAAGTGCATCCTCAGCGATGCGTCAAGCCTCACCCTGGAGCCAGCTGCAGGCCCCTCGGTCCCGCACAGCATTTGCAGTGTGACCAATGACGCTGCAGGAGAGACACAAACCTGCTCAGAGCTTGTGTCTCTTGACCAGTTGTTGGCCGACCTGTGCCCTGTCATGGAAAACTCGCTGTCTTGCAATGCTCTcgtcaaggacactgcagaagaggcagaaaacaaCATGGAGATTGCACATGCTGACCTCTTGGAAGGCCTGTGCTCTGTCTCTGGCAATTCACCATCTGGCGCCTCTCTCGACGAGCTCCTGGAAatgtgggaggaagaggagctcCATGACAGAGCAGCGGCAGGAGAGAGTGACAGCGAGACAGAGAGCCCATTGTCTCTCCCACTGCAAGAGGATGAAGCAGAACCACCAGCTTCTCCCATAGACAGCGAACCCTGCATCCAGCACCACAGCCAACCTCTCCCCACAGCATTGCTCGAAGACTCAAATATGTCTGTGAGTTGTGCTTTGCCTGCTGGCCATGCGGAGGAGGCCAACAAAGCAGGCACGGAGGCTGGCCGTGCTCAGGCCGCCCCTGCCCAGGAAAAGCCCTGCGGGGATGAGCCGCCGGCAGGAGCTTGCCCGGcgcctgcccagcccctggcccgCAGCGTTCCTGCCTGCCCCGCTGGCAGCGCAGCCGTcccgcagcccccagccccacagcgaTGGCGCTCCATGGCCAAGAGGGCCCGGCGGGCTCTGCGCCgccttttctcctgcagcagcctcaggggGCAGCCGGAGGAGTGA
- the LOC128793673 gene encoding uncharacterized protein LOC128793673, giving the protein MWKQQEANAHGRPQQGQPLLYKRHGPAAGQGHGLPPVQAARGAPLCAATQPSWKHLGHSETEELIKVQVGHGGNTCSDLFAGLGPYLRENRSIETTPRTSKWLSAHQEGQGIPSPAKQTARRKWLCPEDEEALVRRLRKKRKELEEMEDKVYEEMFRAIFSSLDDQERPMKSKYILSDASSLTLEPAAGPSVPHSICSVTNDAAGETQTGSELVSLDQLLADLCPVMENSLSCNALVKDTADEAENNMEIAHADLLEGLCSVSGNSPSGASLDELLEMWEEEELHDRAAVGESDSKPESLLSLPLQEDEAEPPASPIDSEPCIQHHSQPLRTALLEDSNMSVSCALPAGHAEEANKAGTETGRAQAAPPQEKPSRDEPPAGACPAPAQPLARSVPACPAGSAAVPQPPAPQRWRSMAKRARRALRRLFSCSCLRGQPEE; this is encoded by the coding sequence atgtggaagcagcaggaggcGAATGCCCATGGGCGGCCCCAgcaggggcagccactgctgtaCAAACGGCatgggccagcagcagggcagggccatGGCCTGCCACCCGTGCAAGCCGCACGTGGTGCGCCGCTCTGCGCTGCGACCCAGCCGTCATGGAAGCACCTGGGGCACTCTGAGACAGAGGAGCTCATCAAGGTGCAGGTAGGGCATGGGGGCAACACCTGCAGCGATCTGTTTGCAGGCCTGGGCCCGTATCTGCGGGAGAACAGGTCCATCGAGACCACCCCGAGAACCTCCAAGTGGCTAAGTGCCCaccaggaggggcagggaatTCCTTCACCAGCCAAGCAAACTGCACGTCGCAAgtggctgtgcccagaggaTGAGGAAGCTTTGGTGCGTCGTCTGCGTaaaaagaggaaggagctggaggagatggaagacAAAGTCTATGAAGAGATGTTTAGAGCCATCTTCTCCTCCCTGGACGACCAAGAAAGACCCATGAAGTCCAAGTACATCCTCAGCGATGCGTCAAGCCTCACCCTGGAGCCAGCTGCAGGCCCCTCGGTCCCGCACAGCATTTGCAGTGTGACCAATGACGCTGCAGGAGAGACACAAACCGGCTCAGAGCTTGTGTCTCTTGACCAGTTGTTGGCCGACCTGTGCCCTGTCATGGAAAACTCGCTGTCTTGCAATGCTCTCGTCAAGGACACCGCAGATGAGGCAGAAAACAACATGGAGATTGCACATGCTGACCTCTTGGAAGGCCTGTGCTCTGTCTCTGGCAATTCACCATCTGGCGCCTCTCTCGACGAGCTCCTGGAAatgtgggaggaagaggagctcCATGACAGAGCAGCGGTAGGAGAGAGTGACAGCAAGCCAGAGAGCCTGTTGTCTCTCCCACTGCAAGAGGATGAAGCAGAACCACCAGCTTCTCCCATAGACAGCGAACCCTGCATCCAGCACCACAGCCAACCTCTCCGCACGGCATTGCTCGAAGACTCAAATATGTCTGTGAGTTGTGCTTTGCCTGCTGGCCATGCGGAGGAGGCCAACAAAGCAGGCACGGAAACTGGCCGTGCTCAGGCCGCCCCTCCCCAGGAAAAGCCCAGCAGGGATGAGCCGCCGGCAGGAGCTTGCCCGGcgcctgcccagcccctggcccgCAGCGTTCCTGCCTGCCCCGCTGGCAGCGCAGCcgtcccgcagcccccggccccacAGCGATGGCGCTCCATGGCCAAGAGGGCCCGGCGGGCTCTGCGCCgccttttctcctgcagctgcctcaggggGCAGCCGGAGGAGTGA